The following coding sequences are from one Nicotiana tomentosiformis chromosome 3, ASM39032v3, whole genome shotgun sequence window:
- the LOC138908016 gene encoding uncharacterized protein, which yields MVGEVVLLRVSPVKGVMRFGRKGKTCPRYIGPFEILERVGEVAYRLALPPSLSSVHPVFHVSMLRKYHCDLSHMLDFSSVQLDKDLSYVEESVPILDKQVQKLRLKNIVSVKVQLRGQPVEEAT from the coding sequence atggttggggaggttgtcttgctccgagtttctcctgtgaagggtgttatgaggtttggaaggAAAGGAAAAACttgccctaggtatatcgggccttttgaaattcttgagagggttggagaggtggcttatagacttgcactaccacctagtctctcttcagttcatccagtgttccatgtttccatgctccggaagtatcactgCGATCtgtctcatatgttagactttagctcagtccagttggacaaggatctatcttatgttgaggagtcagtgcccattttggacaagcaggttcaaaagttgaggttgaAGAACATTGTGTCAGTTAAGGTCCAGTTGAggggtcagccagttgaggaggcgacttga